ccataggattcccgtagcggtatttGTTACTGTACGCTGGCTAGTATTTCACGCTAGGCCATGCGTGGTAGGTTGAGATATCACTGTGGGGCCAGCAGTGAGTGGTTGCACCACATtcgtgccaaccttctctctagcgaTTTGAGATTGACATTGATGGATCACTGGTATTTGGTTCTTGGTAttggttggatgctagagagagaggtagtgcgagtggattctcgtcggcttatcgccaCAGGGAGGGAATCTGATCCGccggcttgggtgtcattggaggcggatatggaggttcggttgggttgatcgggtgcattagttttgCATTACGTATTGTTGCATCAGTTACTCGTTGTTACTTTTTCggccttattattctttacttgtgctcTTCTGTTTTGTCCCTAccgagccttctgctcaccctatctatttTTCTCCCCACAAGCAagacaggatctagtgcacaAGTTGTGGATCAGCAGGGGGAtgcgtgacggaggtggcctgaACTCTTGTCTGTTCCTTTGTGTTTATGTGTTACATGTGTGTGGTTATATATATttggatatatatgtatgaCTTGTTGTTTGCATGCCACAGTTGTGGGAGTAGGTTTTTATACTTGGAGTTATGTTTATATTTCGGACGAGGATTGTATTTGGTTAGCCGGGAGTGAGGTCCCGTGACTACTGTGtgactgatgatgatgatgatttgtgtttgatggtggactCTGAGGGTTGGTTGACTTGGATGGTATTAGAAGTGTTTCCTTTGTTTGGGTACTGTTTACAGGTTGGGTTtcccaatttatggggagatgctgccgaaatttttggaaaaattttatgttaattTGGGATGTAACACGTGAGAGGCacgtggttgtgtttggtatgtGGTTTTTATGTCTTTGCCCTTTTCTTATGATGTCTTGCTCAGAAAGTAGAACTTTCTTCTTTCCCAACATGAAAACTCCTTCACTAGCATTATACTTTTTGATGATTGCACATAATATTTCATCTGTCTTTCTAAGATTCACAGTTGGTTCTTTCCCAATACATTGCTTGAACATATGCTAAAAGGGTGTTTTTTCAGCATCTCCAACTGTTTGCTTGTGAAGTTAATGATTTTGATCACTTTACCAATACCTTCAAGATTAGACTTGTATTAGAGTGGGGTACACTTTTTTCTCCTTTGGTTTCAtggctctttcttttctcttttcgaCTACTTGACATTTTTCTATCTGTTCAGATGATATcttgaaataataataaatccaacAATTATTGAGATCCCTAAAAAAATTGGTCTAAATACAATGGAATatgttattccattgtttttaactAATGGAATATCATAACAGTTCGACAATTCAATGAATTCCAAGAAATAAGATCAATGGAATAAGCAAAGACAGTGGACAACATTTGGTATGATGAATGTACTCAATTCAATGAATTCTAGTAAATAAGATCAATGGAATAAGCAAATCCATTGGTTAAAACAAATGGGATAGCATTACTCTTTACTCTTTGACTATTCAATTAGTACCAGTAAATAAGATAAATGGAATAAGCAAAAACAGTGCGTTAAACCAGTGGATAGATATTTGACATAGTAAAATCAATTGAATACAATtcccaaaaataatgaaataaacaattttgttgtttttctatATGCAATGTCATTTTTAGGGTTGAAATCATTGTTTCAAGTAATTATTCAATGGATTCTACTGATTTGTGCACTTCCAGGGAGTAACTATTCAATGGAATCCATTAAAGAAGAACAAACAAGTGGATAGGGAACTGACAGATAGTGAACAATGTCATACAGTTATCACGATCGATTGCATTAGAACATAAAACTCATTCATCAAGCAAATATAGAAACATATATAGAAAGAGATTAGCAATAAAATCAATGAATCACGAAAACCACATGTTAAAATGGAAGAGACAATGGAAATACCTTTCTTGTACAGCTTTAAAGGTTTCCAGAATTTATATAGCAAATGAATCGTTGGAATTGTCGATTTTAGAGCAAAACTTCTAGGTAGGTTTTCGATTGGGAGAGATGAAATGAATACGCAAAACATCAAAAACGATACCATTGcccactactttttttttttttttttcaattttgcatAATCAACAGCTAAATCAGTATGTCATATGGACTTGGGCTATATTGTGCTACTAATAGTTGGGCTACCTATAAGTATTGAACACActaaaccagaaaataaaaccAAGAATAAATGCAGCATGCAAAATAAGAAGACTTTTGTTGTTCAATAAGCAACCATAGTACAACTCATAGACCACtataaaaaatatacatatgtatagGGAAAAACATAAAGTATAAAAATATCCTCTCAGAGGTTATCCACAATTCCTCACAAGTAGACCCGAGCTATTAATTGAAGTGGTAAAAGATGATGTGTATAACCTGATAATCAGGGTTTGGCCCCCCtctccgtttcaaaaaaaaaaaaaaaaaaaatccccacaCACTTCCATCACAACAGCTGAAATCATCAACGTGCCTAAAGAATTTTCCAAAGTAATGACGGGTCAAGTGAGAGAGAACAATGTACATCAGGTCACTGGGCCACTTCTAGAAGATAACAAGCTACGACAAAAAATACAGCTTTCAAAACCAAACATGGAACTTCAAGCATCATGTACGGATTTAATGAGAACAAAGTTCGCTATGGCAGATATTTTTATTTCGTACGGGTAACTTGTCACGCATTTCCTGCCCTACTACAGTCTAGGTAGCTAAATCTCATTTGTAGCCACCGCCATATGGTTGTTGAGGATAACCACCAGTGCCCATCATAGGGTTATAACCACCAGGCATGACTGAACCGGGAGGAAAACTAGTTTGTTGTTGCATATGGACTCCTTGCCCCATATTCATTCCCATTCCCATGCCCATGCCCATGGGTCGATGCATGCCTCCAAAGCCTCCCATGCCCATACCAGCACCAGGACCCCCACCCATGCCCATTCCAGCACCAGGACCTCCCCCTACGCCCATAACACCACCAGGACCTCCACCCATGCCCATACCTACACCAGGACCTCCGCCCATGCCCATTCCCATGCCTGAACTCACCATAGGATTTGACGGAGGCCTAAGGACACCAGCACCTGCTCGGCCCATTCCAGAACCAGATCCCATAGCTTTACCCATGGTAACAGTAGAAATGACAGGAGTGGCACTGGTTTTCTCCATCCTCTTCTCCTTACGGTTGATTGCATCAAAATCAACTCCAATATCTGCCAATGGATTGATTTTAGCTGCACAAGAAAACCGCTGTCATTTTCTGAGACAAATTGAAAAACTTGACAATTATAACACATTACGCTTATTCCAACATAAAAGATCTGAGCACTCACATCCAGATATATTCAAATTGACCAGCCCCCTACTCAATGTATCGTTCCAAACCGCTGACTTGGTTTGAAATTTGTCTTTGGACTGAGGAACTATTGCAAGAGATCCAGTAGAAGATGTACTAGCAGGCTGTGAAGTCATGGGAGTGTTTGCGCCTTGAGAGAACATGTTACCTAGAACATCATTGTTATGATGTACAGTTGGTCCAGCTGGAGCTTGAGCAATTTGTGAAGCAGAAGGGGCTCCAGAAACCTGCTGTAGAGAGAAGTTTCCATTGTTAAAATGTGCAGGTGGTCCACCAGGAGCATAATGACCAGTTTGTGGAGCAGCTGAGGTGGCATAAACCTGTTGGGGAAGGAAGCTACCATTGGTATACTGGGTACCACTCGCGGTCTGATGAGCATATTGTGGAGCAACAGGGGCGGCAGAACCAGGTGTTCCATGCTGTGCAGGAGGTCCAGATTGAATATGTAGAGGCATGTATGAAGCAGCAGCGGCTGTAGGTCCTCCATGGGAAACAAAACCCCCACCATTAAATTGGCTAGTTAGTCCTGAAGGAGCCTGAGGACCCATGTTTGCAGCTATTGGAGCCACAGAACCAGCCTGTTGTTGGAAATTCCTTTGCACATCAGCACTTGGTTGAGGTTGGCCCGTGGGAGCTGAAAAAGCTCCGTGCGAAGATACTGTAAGTGGTGGAGGACCCGATGGTGGGAGGAGATCTGCCAAGATATCAGCTTCTTGATGCACAGCAGACAGTTCTTGAGGCAAAAACTGTGAGTTTGCTGAAGGTTGTTGAGCACCAGATGCGGGATAAGTTATGGCAGAAAAGGAGTCCACAAAGTCAAAATTATTGACTGGACCAGCATTTGGCACAGATGGCTGGGGCATTTCAGCattttgatccaaggtaagcagcAAAGGGGCTGTGGAACCAGAACTTTGTTGTGTTGGAGGAACAGAATCTGCAGAAGGGATGGCTTTGAAAGGAGATTCACCAAATGGGTCTTCAAAAGGCTGAACAAAGGGCATATAAAGACGAATCTCAGCAATCTTCTAAAACAATCCTTACCGTTAGGAGCGGGCAACAGATTataagagttttttttattcaaaaaaaacagAACATAAGAGTTGCAACAAGTACAGATAATCACATGCAGGCAACTACATGGAGAACAACAGCTCTCTTCATATGCATTCCAACATCCTAAACAACATTAACTACTATAATAAATCTACGCTCGGTAACGAGTTAATAtcccttttatatgagcttCAATTCATGATTCACTCGATAACAGTTCTTATATTCATCCACATCCAAGAATAAAGTCAAGCCTTTTCTTCCCTGTACAAGCCTCCACATAAGAATCACTCAATGACAATATGAGTTGTTTTCATTAAGTATCAAACTGTGCATCAAAGAAAATGCACGTTATCACCCACAACAGAGAAACTATTTCTGCAACCATAACGCTTTGTATCTACTACTCTCTAAGACTAAATATACGAGATCATACCTGATTAATGACTGTGGATGCTGGTGGCATGGTATCAAGTGTGGATCCTGAAATCATATTAGCATGCCTGTCAGTTACAGAGGCAGTGGCTGTAGATGAAGCTGGCATGACGGCCAATGGGTTTGGAGGGAATGAATCTGAAAGGGAACCAAGTCAGTCAACTTCTGCATTGTTTGTGCCAGTCGGAGTAGCAGCGCTGTATGAGGTAGAAGGAACAGCTATACTATTTAGGGTGGAAAGCACAAACATGAAACAACTAAAAGGAGCAGGATCGGCTATTTATATTCGTGTAAAGAGTTCACATTTGTTATTATTGACTAGTAAAAATGTCTGACCATTTATCAACATCTGGAAAGCACAATCTGAATATGATTACCAGAGGTCATCCATTACAAAATCACTACATAAAAAAGATACCAAGACTCGGGAATCTTTAGATGTCACATATACCCCGTTACTATGGAGCACGAAACTGATGAAACCCAAACTCTAAGAACATAGAATTAGGTTCTTCCccattagaaggaaaaaaaagcttTTTCCCGTACTATTTCAACCACACCATCGAGGAGGTGTAGTAGCAATTGCAACTTACTGTTGACCAACCTTGACCCACGAGTGGGTAAGCACCACCACTTTACAAGAGACACCTCAATACGATTGCAGTaggaaaaaaaaggatttaAAACTTTAAAACTTGTGAAAGAAAGAACACTTGCATTTGAACCATAATTTAATGGactccaaaaagaaaattacaaaaagggaaaaaataataaaaaaataaagagggGAATGCACATTCCCAGCCCCATACAACAACTAACCAGAAATTTTAGTCAAAATTTAGAACACTATGAAATTGTAGTCGAAATTCATAACACTATGTATACCGACAAAATAATCTTTCAGAATTTATTCTAGTTCTTTTAAGCACATCCTGACATATCCAACAAGTAAATTATAATGAACAGAAACGATGTGCAGTCATTAAGTATGAGAAGACCATAGAATGCAGCTATTCCCAGAGTGGT
This genomic window from Tripterygium wilfordii isolate XIE 37 chromosome 9, ASM1340144v1, whole genome shotgun sequence contains:
- the LOC120005357 gene encoding clathrin interactor EPSIN 2-like isoform X1, translating into MKKAFDQTVRDLKREVNKKVLKVPGIEQKVLDATSNEPWGPHGSLLADIAQASKNYHEYQMIMAVLWKRINDTGKNWRHVYKALIVLEYLVAHGSERVIDEIREHAYQISTLSDFQYIDSSGRDQGSNVRKKSQNLVVLVNDKERIIEVRQKAAVNRDKFRNTSVGGMYRPSSYSSGGGYGDRYDDDRYEGRYGGRDDDRNGYGRERDYSYRNDDRYGRQEDSYSRDGRDYDERYNRDGFRDDDYRGRSRSVDDYQYGSKSRSSDRDRAFDDDGQSSFHGCGAKADDQPQDGSIVRRLERKFSEQNIGAPPSYDEAIGESRSPVSSERDGDTSAASAARAASPTAANNLSQANVVLGTSESPTSQKVEAFDEFDPRGPVTDSFPPNPLAVMPASSTATASVTDRHANMISGSTLDTMPPASTVINQPFEDPFGESPFKAIPSADSVPPTQQSSGSTAPLLLTLDQNAEMPQPSVPNAGPVNNFDFVDSFSAITYPASGAQQPSANSQFLPQELSAVHQEADILADLLPPSGPPPLTVSSHGAFSAPTGQPQPSADVQRNFQQQAGSVAPIAANMGPQAPSGLTSQFNGGGFVSHGGPTAAAASYMPLHIQSGPPAQHGTPGSAAPVAPQYAHQTASGTQYTNGSFLPQQVYATSAAPQTGHYAPGGPPAHFNNGNFSLQQVSGAPSASQIAQAPAGPTVHHNNDVLGNMFSQGANTPMTSQPASTSSTGSLAIVPQSKDKFQTKSAVWNDTLSRGLVNLNISGSKINPLADIGVDFDAINRKEKRMEKTSATPVISTVTMGKAMGSGSGMGRAGAGVLRPPSNPMVSSGMGMGMGGGPGVGMGMGGGPGGVMGVGGGPGAGMGMGGGPGAGMGMGGFGGMHRPMGMGMGMGMNMGQGVHMQQQTSFPPGSVMPGGYNPMMGTGGYPQQPYGGGYK
- the LOC120005357 gene encoding clathrin interactor EPSIN 2-like isoform X2 translates to MKKAFDQTVRDLKREVNKKVLKVPGIEQKVLDATSNEPWGPHGSLLADIAQASKNYHEYQMIMAVLWKRINDTGKNWRHVYKALIVLEYLVAHGSERVIDEIREHAYQISTLSDFQYIDSSGRDQGSNVRKKSQNLVVLVNDKERIIEVRQKAAVNRDKFRNTSVGGMYRPSSYSSGGGYGDRYDDDRYEGRYGGRDDDRNGYGRERDYSYRNDDRYGRQEDSYSRDGRDYDERYNRDGFRDDDYRGRSRSVDDYQYGSKSRSSDRDRAFDDDGQSSFHGCGAKADDQPQDGRRLERKFSEQNIGAPPSYDEAIGESRSPVSSERDGDTSAASAARAASPTAANNLSQANVVLGTSESPTSQKVEAFDEFDPRGPVTDSFPPNPLAVMPASSTATASVTDRHANMISGSTLDTMPPASTVINQPFEDPFGESPFKAIPSADSVPPTQQSSGSTAPLLLTLDQNAEMPQPSVPNAGPVNNFDFVDSFSAITYPASGAQQPSANSQFLPQELSAVHQEADILADLLPPSGPPPLTVSSHGAFSAPTGQPQPSADVQRNFQQQAGSVAPIAANMGPQAPSGLTSQFNGGGFVSHGGPTAAAASYMPLHIQSGPPAQHGTPGSAAPVAPQYAHQTASGTQYTNGSFLPQQVYATSAAPQTGHYAPGGPPAHFNNGNFSLQQVSGAPSASQIAQAPAGPTVHHNNDVLGNMFSQGANTPMTSQPASTSSTGSLAIVPQSKDKFQTKSAVWNDTLSRGLVNLNISGSKINPLADIGVDFDAINRKEKRMEKTSATPVISTVTMGKAMGSGSGMGRAGAGVLRPPSNPMVSSGMGMGMGGGPGVGMGMGGGPGGVMGVGGGPGAGMGMGGGPGAGMGMGGFGGMHRPMGMGMGMGMNMGQGVHMQQQTSFPPGSVMPGGYNPMMGTGGYPQQPYGGGYK